Proteins from one Mycobacterium adipatum genomic window:
- a CDS encoding type I polyketide synthase, whose amino-acid sequence MAATQHAQSAAEGAGHEADAEPTRFAIIGYAARLPGAADADEYWDVLRDGRDAVSEIPQDRWDVEEFFNQDAGAPGKIVTRRAGFVDDATGFDAPFFGVSAREARLMDPQHRLLLETSWRAVEHSGTAPTALANTQTGVFVGLSTHDYLGMASSELTYPEIEAYLAIGTSGAAGAGRISYRLGLHGPAVTVDTACSSSLVAIHQACQALQLGECDLALAGGANVLLSPATMITFSQSRMLSPDGKCKTFDAAADGYVRGEGCGVVVIKRLDDAIRDGDRIRAVIRGSAVNQDGASGGLTVPNGVAQQRVITEALERAGLTAGDIDYLEAHGTGTSLGDPIEVQAAAAVLGKGRAADKPLLIGSAKTNIGHLEAAAGVAGVLKVVLALEHQELPKHLNFRNPSPHIPWDRIPVRVVDESAAWERSERPRVAGVSSFGFSGTNAHVILEEAPTVAPAAAEDVADTRRFMVLPLSARTPAALIKTAEHYRSWLTDHPDAELADVCLTAGDGRAHLEHRAALVVNSTESARELLGALADDRPAPGLVRGHCADAPKTAWLFPGQGSQYAGMARELFETEPVFAETVRRCADAVAGILEQPLLEVIYDSVDGEETLRQTRHTQPAIFAVEMGLARLWESWGYEPDVVVGHSVGQYSAACVAGVFSLQDGARLLAERGRLFGDLPAGGRMAAIFAAADRVERLTDEYPSLSVAAYNGANTVLSGPGADLERAVAGLTADGVRCDWLDTSHAFHSALLDPALDAFEAFADQFDFAAPQRILVCNRTGAALGRTAKLDGAYWRRHARQPVEFAKSVATLADLGCTMLLEVGPQPVLTAAAMRAWPDPANAPRAVASMRRNGSDHRHIAEAVANTYVAGHLPDFAALLARPARKLDLPTYPFEHRQYWFRDKQTQPAKNDAVRTDAVRFLEDGRIEELAALLDTSGTSLTTADVLNKLAAQHNRQRDAQSIADARYEIRWLVSAPASAAPTGEGCAWLVIGDDADTVAPVLDALTAQGHRHRTLRLPASDADEQRLSADLRAAVEDEPTLRILHVAALEKEIAPSMRSLLRMQHRVLDGTQRLFRAAAAADLRAPIWVVTHGAQRVLDTDPVAPEQSSLWGFCRAAALEYPQIWGGLADVSGIAEEWSRLITQIVGAAPGEDQIALRGQVVHVPRLSRRTGQPNPTTLELRSDATYLVTGGLGSLGLEIAGYLAAHGARHLVLTSRRAPGSAAEQRMDALRQQYGCEVRAVASDIANPHDIAHLMATIAAELPPLAGIVHAAGENSTTALSTLDPAELDRVFSGKVWGAWYLSEAITDLKLDFFLSTSSISSVWGSYGQTAYSAANAFLDGLTWRLREQGVPACSVNFGPWSAGMADGEARTQLDRRGVRTLSPADALAGMADVMVGAATGTPSAVVAKMDWSRFLPIYLQAGPRSLLAEVAGEVPESSSATAGPAGTTRLVERLTSAPVQQRKKLVLEELRDAVAEVTQIDAAEIREETGLFDLGLDSLMAVELRRRLEQSVGAELPATLAMDHPRLTDMADYLLGDVLKLNERGAKKTAAAPVSLATSAADEPIAIIAVACRFPGSPDPDAYWDLLAGGVDAIREIPEDRFDIDEFYDPDQQMPGKIYTRSGGYLDSVDGFDPEFFGISPREAVWIDPQQRLMLELSWEGLERAGYSAASLRGSRTGVFVGVGANEYSHLLSNDSLDNLQPHFITGNALNAIAGRVSFTLGLEGPAMAVDTACSSSLVAVHQASQALHSGDCDMAIAGGVNVLLSPASVVAASRARMLSPDGRCKTFDAAADGYVRSEGCGVLVLKRLSDAQRDGDRISAVIRASAVNQDGASSGLTVPNGGAQQRLISSALARAGLAGDDVDYLEAHGTGTPLGDPIEVQAAAAVYGAGRDPGRPLLIGTAKTNVGHLESAAGVAGLVKVVLSLQHDLLPQTLHFHNPSPHIPWDSLPVQVVDKPTPWLANGRPRRAGVSAFGFTGTNAHVLIEEAPQPISDPAADDTPAEPADAATAPREPLSVLPLSARSAQGLTALAQRYSSWLDDHPDASVADVAFTAGAGRSHFEHRAAVVANTVPEAKMLLDDLVANRLRPGVVRGECTDPPTTAWFFPGQGSQYPGMARELFDSEPVFAETVRQCAQAVDGMLPRPLLDAIFDPGREATETLRHTSFAQPAIFAVEMGLARLWQSWGIEPDVVLGHSVGQYAAACVAGVFSLQDGARLIAERGRLFGSLPAGGRMVAVFADPEYVESAAEAFGRVSVGAYNGRNTVLSGPGEDLEQIVANCSSDGARCTWLETSHAFHSELLDPVLDEFESFAGQFEYAVPARPLVCNRTGAVLTAETPINAQYWRRHSRQPVQFTESVRTVAGLGCSVLMEIGPQPILTAAALQSWPESSATPRTIVSLRKGANAQRQITEALATAYICGHRPDFAAKHHGAQHRLELPTYPFQRRRFWPKTSVVGMGSGGGVSTSSILGSAKDLASGDTIYSNVLSVKTQPWLAHHVIYGTVVVPGATYAAMALAAAQAPAHVKDVYFYEPIILPDKASREVQLTLHPQDDGWKFQVHSRPYGVREAEWSLNADGTLGSGTDPATPAQEAPALHPDEAIEHMNRTRPQELFEIFHDLELAWGPTWSTSLKSLWVGDGEAIGDVSVGDELAEHLGSEPIHPVLLDLCTGVAFPAFPAALAAEQGIHDLFLPLRYGRVQLLEKMPNRFYCRARWHEGPLNSETLVFDIDFVHRDGRLLGGIEEFTVKRAPREALLRGLGGDSTRLLYTVGWHEAAAPGTLDAEDSTTKTAHGTWLVAGLDSLAEAVPGAVTVAEPANPDAWKRAFADAAERGTPVSGIVYRSAGRPGLDGPTADLANRLEAEVAALLGATQTALAGQTSGLSGGLWIITEGAVATEPGEPVDPAQAALWGFGRTLIAEQPTLRCRLLDADGSDESLSWLAGALGTPVAEPEMAVRQGRFLVSRLLHWARTGHLPMPRSDDYALAPTERGAIDNLRLTEVEVTPPEANEVQVRIEAAGLNFRDVLNVLGLYPGDPGPIGGDLCGVVTEIGSEVSGFQVGQRVFGSMQGAFASRLNVPAPLLAGVPDGISAVDAATIPAAALTVRLAFDWAQLRPGDKVLIHAASGGVGLAAVQMARQHGATVFATASTYKRATLRAMGVEYVYDSRTTDFADQILADTDGAGVDVVLNSLTNEGFIEATVRATAQGGRFAEIAKRDIWTAAQMAAVRPDIDYEIVALDVTMMSDPDHIQRLMSEVSDGLAEGVWAPVPAEVYPLTEARTAFRRMQQARHIGKIVVQMPKPLQPHGDRSYLVTGGLGALGLHTAAYLAQLGAGDIVLTSRRAPDAETQQAIDAITERYHCRVHVFSADIGNASEVATLLEKIRADLPPLAGVAHLAGVLDDALLPQQSLQRFQAALGPKAYGAHYLHQLTMSDDLDFFIVYSSASAVLGSPSQANYATANAMLDGLVAQRRAQGLPATAVNFGPWGSGGMASSQAALANLSAQGMMPLEPSAALAALGEAVRHGTAQATVLKANWQRTAKMLGGIRPPLLDQVLPSGDAAAGGDSELLRQLQELPVAARAGFITEFLQREVQGFLRLAQPPAATSRFLDLGTDSLMAVELRNRLFGQFGGKFDISPTAVFDYPTIGELAEHLVSQLPDAESPAAEPESPAEQAN is encoded by the coding sequence ATGGCAGCAACCCAACATGCCCAGTCAGCTGCGGAAGGCGCGGGCCACGAGGCCGACGCCGAGCCGACCCGTTTCGCCATCATCGGCTATGCCGCACGACTTCCCGGTGCCGCCGACGCCGACGAGTACTGGGATGTGTTGCGTGACGGCCGCGACGCCGTCTCCGAGATCCCGCAGGACCGGTGGGACGTCGAGGAGTTCTTCAACCAGGATGCCGGTGCTCCCGGCAAGATCGTCACCCGGCGGGCCGGTTTCGTCGACGACGCCACCGGGTTCGACGCGCCGTTCTTCGGCGTGTCCGCGCGCGAGGCCCGGCTGATGGACCCCCAGCACCGGCTGCTGCTGGAAACGTCCTGGCGCGCCGTCGAGCATTCCGGCACCGCGCCAACCGCTTTGGCCAACACCCAGACCGGCGTCTTCGTCGGGCTGTCCACCCACGACTACCTGGGCATGGCGTCCTCGGAGTTGACCTACCCGGAGATCGAGGCCTACCTGGCCATCGGCACCTCGGGTGCCGCCGGCGCCGGCCGGATCAGCTACCGGCTGGGACTGCACGGGCCGGCGGTCACCGTCGACACCGCGTGCAGCTCGTCGCTGGTCGCCATCCATCAGGCCTGCCAGGCGCTGCAGCTCGGGGAATGCGACCTGGCCCTGGCCGGCGGCGCCAATGTGCTGCTGAGCCCGGCCACCATGATCACCTTCTCGCAGTCCCGGATGCTCTCCCCGGACGGGAAATGCAAGACGTTCGACGCCGCGGCCGACGGCTACGTCCGCGGTGAGGGCTGTGGTGTCGTCGTCATCAAGCGCCTCGACGACGCCATCCGCGACGGTGACCGGATCCGGGCGGTCATCCGCGGCAGCGCGGTCAACCAGGACGGCGCGTCGGGTGGCCTGACGGTGCCCAATGGCGTGGCACAGCAGCGGGTCATCACCGAGGCGCTGGAACGGGCCGGTCTGACCGCCGGCGATATCGACTACCTGGAGGCACACGGCACCGGAACCTCGCTGGGCGATCCGATCGAGGTCCAGGCCGCCGCCGCGGTCCTCGGGAAGGGCCGCGCGGCGGACAAGCCGCTGCTCATCGGGTCGGCGAAGACCAATATCGGCCATCTGGAAGCCGCTGCCGGCGTCGCCGGGGTGCTCAAGGTCGTCCTTGCCCTGGAGCACCAGGAACTGCCCAAACACCTGAACTTCCGCAATCCCTCACCGCATATCCCGTGGGATCGCATCCCGGTCCGGGTGGTCGACGAGTCCGCCGCCTGGGAGCGCAGCGAGCGTCCCCGCGTCGCGGGCGTCAGCTCGTTCGGCTTTTCCGGCACGAACGCGCACGTCATCCTGGAGGAGGCACCGACGGTGGCGCCGGCCGCCGCCGAGGACGTCGCCGACACCCGGCGCTTCATGGTGCTGCCGCTGTCCGCACGCACCCCCGCCGCGCTGATCAAAACCGCCGAGCACTACCGCAGCTGGCTGACCGATCACCCGGACGCCGAGTTGGCCGACGTGTGCCTGACCGCCGGTGACGGGCGCGCCCATCTCGAGCACCGGGCCGCACTGGTGGTGAACTCGACCGAATCCGCGCGTGAGCTGCTCGGCGCGCTCGCCGACGACCGCCCGGCTCCCGGCCTGGTCCGCGGGCACTGCGCCGACGCCCCCAAGACGGCCTGGCTGTTCCCCGGACAGGGCAGCCAGTACGCCGGGATGGCCCGGGAACTGTTCGAGACCGAGCCGGTGTTCGCCGAAACCGTCAGGCGGTGCGCCGACGCCGTCGCCGGCATTCTCGAGCAGCCGCTGCTGGAGGTCATCTACGACTCGGTCGACGGCGAGGAGACGCTGCGCCAGACCCGCCACACCCAGCCGGCGATCTTCGCGGTGGAGATGGGCCTGGCCCGGCTCTGGGAGTCCTGGGGCTACGAACCGGATGTGGTCGTCGGCCACAGCGTCGGCCAGTACTCGGCGGCCTGTGTCGCCGGGGTGTTCAGCCTCCAGGACGGTGCGCGCCTGCTGGCCGAGCGGGGCCGACTGTTCGGCGACTTGCCCGCCGGCGGGCGGATGGCCGCGATCTTCGCCGCCGCCGACCGCGTCGAACGGCTCACCGACGAATACCCCAGCCTGTCGGTGGCGGCCTACAACGGCGCCAACACGGTGCTCTCCGGCCCCGGTGCGGACCTGGAGCGGGCGGTGGCCGGACTGACCGCCGACGGCGTGCGCTGCGACTGGCTGGACACCAGCCACGCCTTCCACTCCGCGCTGCTGGACCCGGCCCTGGACGCCTTCGAGGCCTTTGCCGACCAATTCGACTTCGCGGCACCACAGCGGATCCTGGTGTGCAACCGGACCGGTGCGGCCCTGGGCCGCACCGCCAAACTGGACGGCGCCTACTGGCGCCGGCACGCACGCCAGCCCGTCGAGTTCGCCAAGAGCGTGGCCACCCTGGCCGATCTCGGCTGCACGATGCTGCTGGAGGTCGGCCCGCAGCCGGTGCTGACCGCCGCCGCCATGCGCGCCTGGCCCGACCCGGCCAACGCTCCGCGCGCCGTTGCGTCGATGCGGCGCAACGGTTCTGATCACCGCCACATCGCCGAGGCGGTGGCCAACACCTACGTGGCCGGACACCTGCCCGACTTCGCCGCGCTGCTGGCACGCCCCGCGCGCAAGCTGGACCTGCCCACCTACCCGTTCGAGCACCGGCAGTACTGGTTCCGCGACAAGCAGACGCAGCCGGCCAAGAACGACGCCGTCCGCACCGATGCCGTCCGGTTTCTCGAGGACGGCCGCATCGAGGAACTCGCGGCCCTGCTCGACACCTCGGGTACCAGCCTGACCACCGCTGATGTTCTCAACAAGCTTGCCGCCCAACACAATCGGCAGCGCGACGCCCAGTCCATCGCGGACGCGCGCTACGAGATCCGCTGGCTGGTGTCGGCACCGGCATCCGCCGCACCCACGGGTGAGGGCTGCGCCTGGCTGGTCATCGGCGATGACGCCGACACCGTCGCACCGGTTCTCGACGCGCTGACCGCGCAGGGCCACCGGCACCGGACGCTGCGCCTGCCGGCATCCGACGCCGACGAGCAACGCCTTTCCGCCGATCTGCGCGCCGCGGTGGAAGACGAACCGACACTGCGCATCCTGCATGTCGCGGCCCTGGAAAAGGAGATCGCTCCCTCGATGCGGTCACTGCTGCGGATGCAGCACCGGGTCCTGGACGGCACCCAGCGGCTGTTCCGCGCCGCCGCGGCGGCCGATCTGCGCGCCCCGATCTGGGTCGTCACCCACGGTGCGCAACGGGTGCTCGACACCGACCCGGTGGCACCCGAGCAGAGCAGTCTGTGGGGCTTCTGCCGCGCGGCTGCCCTGGAATACCCCCAGATCTGGGGCGGCCTGGCCGACGTTTCCGGGATCGCCGAGGAGTGGTCGCGGCTGATCACCCAGATCGTCGGCGCCGCACCGGGTGAGGACCAGATCGCACTGCGCGGCCAGGTCGTCCATGTGCCCCGGCTCAGCAGGCGCACCGGGCAGCCGAACCCCACGACCCTCGAACTGCGCTCCGACGCCACGTATCTGGTCACCGGCGGCCTGGGCTCACTCGGACTGGAGATCGCGGGCTACCTGGCCGCGCACGGCGCCCGCCACCTGGTACTGACCAGCCGTCGGGCCCCAGGCAGCGCTGCGGAGCAACGCATGGACGCGCTGCGCCAGCAGTACGGCTGCGAGGTTCGGGCCGTCGCCTCCGATATCGCCAACCCGCACGATATCGCGCATCTGATGGCCACCATCGCCGCCGAACTGCCACCGCTGGCCGGCATCGTGCATGCCGCCGGCGAGAACAGCACCACCGCGTTGAGCACCCTGGATCCCGCGGAACTGGATCGGGTGTTCTCCGGAAAGGTCTGGGGTGCCTGGTATCTCAGTGAGGCCATCACCGATCTGAAACTGGACTTCTTCCTGTCCACATCGTCGATCTCGTCGGTGTGGGGTAGCTACGGCCAGACCGCCTACAGCGCGGCCAACGCGTTCCTGGACGGGCTGACCTGGCGGTTGCGCGAACAGGGCGTACCGGCCTGCAGCGTCAACTTCGGGCCGTGGTCGGCGGGAATGGCCGACGGCGAAGCCCGCACCCAGCTGGACCGGCGCGGTGTGCGCACACTCTCCCCGGCCGACGCGCTGGCCGGAATGGCCGACGTCATGGTCGGCGCAGCGACGGGGACACCGTCGGCGGTGGTCGCCAAGATGGACTGGTCCCGCTTCCTGCCCATCTATCTGCAGGCCGGGCCGCGCTCCCTGCTGGCCGAGGTGGCCGGCGAGGTGCCCGAATCGAGCTCTGCGACCGCAGGTCCGGCCGGCACGACCCGGCTGGTCGAGCGGCTCACCTCGGCTCCGGTCCAGCAGCGCAAGAAGCTCGTGCTGGAGGAACTGCGCGACGCCGTCGCCGAGGTCACCCAGATCGACGCCGCCGAGATCCGGGAAGAGACGGGGCTTTTCGACCTCGGACTGGATTCGCTGATGGCCGTCGAACTGCGCCGTCGGCTGGAGCAGTCCGTCGGCGCCGAACTGCCCGCGACCTTGGCGATGGACCATCCGCGGCTGACCGATATGGCCGACTACCTGCTCGGCGACGTGCTCAAGCTCAACGAGCGGGGCGCCAAGAAGACCGCCGCGGCGCCGGTGTCCCTGGCGACCAGCGCCGCCGACGAACCCATCGCGATCATCGCGGTGGCCTGCCGCTTCCCCGGCTCACCCGACCCGGACGCCTACTGGGATCTGCTGGCCGGCGGTGTGGATGCCATCCGGGAGATCCCGGAGGACCGTTTCGACATCGACGAGTTCTACGACCCGGATCAGCAGATGCCGGGCAAGATCTACACCCGCAGCGGCGGATACCTGGACAGCGTCGACGGATTCGATCCGGAGTTCTTCGGCATCTCCCCGCGCGAAGCGGTGTGGATCGACCCGCAGCAGCGCCTCATGCTCGAACTGTCCTGGGAAGGCCTGGAGCGGGCCGGCTATTCCGCTGCGTCCCTGCGCGGCAGTCGCACCGGGGTATTCGTCGGTGTCGGCGCCAATGAGTACTCACACCTGCTGTCCAACGATTCGCTGGACAACCTGCAGCCCCACTTCATCACCGGCAACGCCCTCAACGCGATCGCCGGCCGGGTCTCCTTCACCCTCGGACTCGAGGGCCCCGCGATGGCGGTGGACACCGCGTGCAGCTCCTCGCTGGTCGCCGTGCATCAGGCCAGCCAGGCGCTGCATTCCGGGGACTGCGATATGGCCATCGCCGGTGGGGTGAACGTCTTGTTGAGCCCGGCCTCGGTGGTCGCGGCCTCACGGGCCCGGATGCTCTCACCGGACGGCCGGTGCAAGACGTTCGACGCCGCGGCCGACGGCTACGTGCGCAGCGAGGGCTGCGGCGTGCTGGTGCTCAAGCGGCTGTCCGACGCCCAGCGCGACGGTGACCGGATCAGCGCGGTCATCCGCGCCAGCGCGGTCAATCAGGACGGCGCCTCCAGCGGTCTGACGGTGCCCAACGGCGGTGCACAGCAACGGCTCATCAGCTCTGCGCTGGCCCGGGCGGGCCTGGCCGGCGATGACGTCGACTACCTGGAAGCGCACGGCACCGGCACCCCGCTGGGCGATCCGATCGAGGTGCAGGCGGCCGCCGCCGTGTACGGCGCGGGCCGCGACCCGGGCCGTCCGTTGCTGATCGGTACCGCGAAAACCAATGTGGGCCATCTGGAGTCGGCGGCCGGGGTGGCCGGCCTGGTCAAGGTCGTGCTGTCACTGCAGCACGACCTGCTGCCGCAGACCCTGCACTTCCACAATCCCTCACCGCACATCCCATGGGACAGCCTGCCGGTCCAGGTGGTCGACAAGCCCACGCCGTGGCTTGCCAACGGCCGTCCGCGACGGGCCGGCGTCAGCGCCTTCGGGTTCACCGGCACCAACGCGCACGTGCTCATCGAAGAGGCGCCGCAACCGATCTCGGATCCGGCTGCCGATGACACCCCGGCCGAACCCGCCGACGCGGCGACGGCCCCGCGGGAACCGCTGAGCGTGTTGCCGCTGTCCGCGCGCTCCGCGCAGGGCCTGACGGCGTTGGCGCAGCGGTACTCGTCCTGGCTGGACGACCACCCGGATGCCTCGGTCGCCGATGTGGCGTTCACCGCGGGGGCGGGGCGCTCACACTTCGAGCACCGGGCGGCCGTGGTCGCCAACACCGTTCCCGAGGCCAAGATGCTGCTCGACGATCTGGTGGCCAACCGGCTACGTCCCGGGGTGGTGCGCGGCGAGTGCACCGATCCCCCGACCACAGCCTGGTTCTTCCCCGGGCAGGGCAGCCAGTACCCGGGGATGGCGCGCGAACTGTTCGACTCCGAGCCGGTGTTCGCCGAGACGGTGCGCCAGTGCGCACAAGCCGTCGACGGCATGCTGCCCCGCCCGCTGCTCGACGCGATCTTCGACCCCGGCCGCGAGGCCACCGAGACGCTGCGACACACCTCGTTCGCCCAGCCGGCGATCTTCGCCGTCGAGATGGGCCTGGCCCGGCTGTGGCAATCCTGGGGAATCGAACCCGATGTGGTGTTGGGGCACAGTGTCGGCCAGTACGCGGCGGCCTGCGTGGCCGGTGTGTTCAGCCTCCAGGACGGTGCGCGGCTGATCGCCGAACGGGGCCGGCTCTTCGGCAGCCTGCCCGCCGGCGGCCGCATGGTCGCGGTGTTCGCCGACCCCGAGTACGTCGAGAGCGCCGCCGAGGCGTTCGGCCGGGTGTCGGTCGGCGCCTACAACGGTCGCAACACCGTGCTGTCCGGGCCGGGCGAGGATCTCGAACAGATCGTCGCCAACTGCAGCTCGGACGGCGCGCGGTGCACCTGGCTGGAGACCAGCCACGCCTTCCACTCCGAACTGCTGGACCCGGTGCTCGACGAATTCGAGTCCTTCGCCGGACAATTCGAGTACGCCGTGCCGGCCCGGCCGCTGGTCTGCAACCGGACCGGGGCGGTGCTGACGGCCGAGACGCCGATCAACGCGCAGTACTGGCGGCGGCATTCGCGTCAGCCGGTGCAGTTCACCGAGAGCGTGCGCACGGTGGCGGGGCTGGGATGTTCGGTGTTGATGGAGATCGGCCCGCAGCCGATCCTGACCGCCGCGGCGCTGCAGAGCTGGCCCGAGTCCTCGGCCACCCCGCGGACCATCGTGTCGCTGCGCAAGGGCGCCAACGCACAGCGTCAGATCACCGAAGCACTGGCCACCGCCTATATCTGCGGGCACCGACCGGATTTCGCCGCCAAACATCACGGGGCACAGCATCGGCTCGAGCTGCCCACCTATCCGTTCCAGCGCCGCCGCTTCTGGCCCAAGACGTCGGTCGTCGGCATGGGCTCCGGGGGTGGGGTCTCGACATCGAGCATCCTGGGCAGCGCCAAGGACCTGGCCTCCGGTGACACGATCTACAGCAACGTGCTGTCGGTGAAGACCCAGCCGTGGCTGGCACATCACGTCATCTACGGCACCGTCGTGGTACCGGGCGCCACGTATGCGGCGATGGCGCTGGCCGCCGCACAGGCACCTGCGCACGTCAAGGACGTGTACTTCTACGAGCCGATCATCCTGCCCGACAAGGCGTCCCGTGAGGTGCAGTTGACACTGCATCCGCAGGACGACGGTTGGAAGTTCCAGGTGCACAGCCGCCCCTACGGTGTTCGCGAGGCCGAGTGGTCGTTGAATGCGGACGGCACGCTGGGCTCCGGCACGGATCCCGCGACACCGGCGCAGGAGGCGCCGGCGCTGCACCCCGACGAGGCGATCGAGCACATGAACCGCACTCGCCCGCAGGAACTCTTCGAGATCTTCCACGATCTGGAACTGGCCTGGGGACCGACCTGGTCGACGTCGTTGAAGTCGCTGTGGGTCGGTGACGGTGAGGCGATCGGCGATGTGTCCGTCGGTGACGAGCTCGCCGAGCATCTGGGCAGCGAGCCGATCCACCCCGTCCTGCTCGATCTGTGTACCGGTGTCGCCTTCCCGGCCTTCCCGGCGGCGCTGGCCGCCGAGCAGGGCATACACGACCTGTTCCTGCCGCTGCGGTACGGACGGGTGCAACTGCTGGAGAAGATGCCTAATCGGTTCTACTGCCGGGCGCGCTGGCACGAGGGCCCGCTGAACAGCGAAACCCTGGTCTTCGACATCGATTTCGTACACCGCGACGGCAGGCTGCTGGGCGGGATCGAGGAGTTCACCGTGAAGCGCGCACCGCGGGAGGCGCTGCTGCGCGGGCTCGGCGGTGACTCGACCCGATTGCTGTACACCGTGGGCTGGCACGAGGCTGCCGCACCCGGAACCCTCGACGCCGAGGACTCCACCACCAAGACCGCACATGGCACCTGGCTGGTCGCCGGGCTCGACAGCCTGGCCGAGGCCGTGCCCGGCGCGGTCACCGTCGCCGAACCGGCGAATCCGGATGCCTGGAAACGGGCCTTCGCCGACGCCGCCGAGCGGGGCACCCCGGTCAGCGGAATCGTCTACCGCAGTGCGGGCCGCCCCGGACTCGACGGTCCCACCGCGGACCTCGCGAACCGGTTGGAGGCCGAGGTGGCCGCCCTGCTCGGCGCCACCCAGACCGCGCTGGCCGGCCAGACGAGCGGCCTGTCCGGCGGGCTGTGGATCATCACCGAGGGCGCGGTGGCCACCGAGCCCGGTGAGCCGGTGGACCCGGCGCAGGCCGCGCTGTGGGGATTCGGGCGCACCCTGATCGCCGAGCAACCGACACTGCGCTGCCGACTGCTCGACGCCGACGGCTCCGACGAGTCGCTGAGCTGGCTTGCCGGCGCACTCGGCACACCGGTCGCCGAACCCGAAATGGCCGTGCGACAGGGACGTTTCCTGGTGTCGCGGCTGCTGCACTGGGCGCGCACCGGTCACCTGCCGATGCCCCGGTCGGATGATTACGCGCTGGCGCCGACCGAGCGCGGTGCCATCGACAACCTGCGACTGACCGAGGTGGAGGTGACGCCGCCGGAGGCCAACGAGGTGCAGGTGCGGATCGAGGCCGCCGGCCTGAACTTCCGCGATGTGCTCAATGTGCTGGGCCTGTATCCGGGCGATCCCGGCCCAATCGGCGGCGACCTCTGCGGTGTCGTCACCGAAATCGGTTCCGAGGTCAGTGGCTTCCAGGTCGGCCAGCGGGTCTTCGGGTCCATGCAGGGTGCGTTTGCCAGCCGGCTCAATGTGCCCGCACCGCTGCTGGCCGGTGTCCCCGACGGCATCAGCGCGGTGGACGCCGCGACCATTCCCGCCGCGGCGCTGACGGTCCGGCTCGCCTTCGACTGGGCGCAGCTGCGCCCAGGCGACAAGGTGCTCATCCACGCCGCCAGCGGCGGTGTGGGTCTGGCCGCGGTACAGATGGCGCGCCAGCACGGCGCGACCGTCTTCGCCACGGCCAGCACCTACAAACGCGCGACGCTGCGCGCGATGGGTGTCGAGTACGTGTACGACTCGCGGACCACCGATTTCGCCGATCAGATTCTCGCCGACACCGACGGCGCGGGTGTGGACGTGGTACTCAACAGCCTGACCAATGAGGGCTTCATCGAAGCCACCGTGCGGGCGACCGCCCAGGGTGGCCGGTTCGCCGAGATCGCCAAGCGCGATATCTGGACCGCCGCGCAGATGGCCGCGGTACGCCCCGATATCGACTATGAGATCGTCGCGCTGGACGTGACGATGATGAGCGATCCGGACCACATCCAGCGTCTGATGTCCGAGGTGTCCGACGGGCTGGCCGAGGGCGTGTGGGCACCGGTGCCCGCCGAGGTTTATCCGTTGACGGAGGCCAGGACGGCGTTCCGCCGCATGCAGCAGGCCCGCCACATCGGCAAGATCGTCGTGCAGATGCCGAAACCTCTTCAGCCACACGGTGATCGGAGCTATCTAGTCACCGGCGGCCTGGGTGCGCTCGGCCTGCACACGGCCGCCTATCTGGCCCAGCTCGGCGCCGGGGACATCGTGCTGACCAGCCGCCGGGCACCCGATGCCGAGACGCAGCAGGCCATCGACGCCATCACCGAGCGCTACCACTGCCGGGTCCACGTGTTCTCCGCCGATATCGGCAACGCGTCCGAGGTGGCCACGCTGCTGGAGAAGATCCGTGCGGATCTACCTCCGCTGGCCGGTGTGGCACACCTGGCGGGTGTTCTCGATGACGCCCTGCTGCCGCAGCAGAGCCTGCAGCGATTCCAGGCAGCGTTGGGGCCCAAGGCATATGGCGCGCACTACCTGCATCAACTGACCATGTCCGATGATCTCGACTTCTTCATCGTCTATTCGTCGGCTTCGGCGGTGCTGGGCTCGCCCTCACAGGCCAACTACGCCACCGCCAACGCCATGCTCGACGGGCTCGTCGCACAGCGCCGGGCTCAGGGACTGCCGGCGACCGCGGTCAACTTCGGCCCATGGGGCAGCGGCGGGATGGCCAGCTCGCAGGCCGCGCTGGCCAACCTCAGCGCCCAGGGCATGATGCCGCTGGAGCCGTCGGCGGCGCTGGCAGCTCTCGGCGAGGCGGTCCGGCACGGAACCGCGCAGGCGACCGTGCTGAAGGCGAATTGGCAACGGACGGCGAAGATGTTGGGCGGTATCCGTCCGCCACTGCTGGATCAGGTGCTGCCCAGCGGCGACGCAGCGGCCGGCGGGGACAGCGAGTTGCTGCGGCAACTGCAGGAACTGCCGGTGGCGGCGCGAGCCGGTTTCATCACCGAGTTCCTGCAGCGCGAGGTGCAGGGCTTCCTGCGGCTGGCGCAGCCGCCGGCGGCAACCAGCCGGTTCCTGGACCTGGGCACCGACTCGCTGATGGCGGTCGAACTGCGCAACAGGTTGTTCGGACAGTTCGGTGGCAAGTTCGATATCAGCCCGACCGCGGTGTTCGACTACCCGACCATCGGTGAGCTTGCCGAGCACCTGGTGTCGCAGTTGCCCGATGCGGAATCGCCTGCGGCCGAGCCCGAGTCACCTGCGGAGCAGGCGAACTAG